In the genome of Coraliomargarita algicola, one region contains:
- the dxr gene encoding 1-deoxy-D-xylulose-5-phosphate reductoisomerase has translation MVARKKIILLGATGSIGSSTLRVLREHKDRLELIGVAAHSRHAELAQICHEFDVPHAVLQDEKAYQSAKQAGNFPPATNLNCGAEALAELATLDAADIVLVAVVGAAGLRPALAAIEAGKDIALANKELLVLGGAHVIEAAKRKGVRLLPTDSEHNAIFQCLQGHPANQVDKLILTASGGQFRDTPSSELDHVTPEMATQHPNWSMGPKITVDSATMANKGLELIEAHWLFGLEPERLEVVIHPQSVVHSFVQFIDGSILAQLSPPSMTFAIQHCLLYPDRAPGVEPTTDFRTAFSLDFKAPDFNKYPCLQLAYDALRSGGASAAIFNAANEVAVERFLAKEIAYLEIPKLIEHSLSHITAPQLPSLDQLFQIDTETRAIAQTHRFQ, from the coding sequence ATGGTAGCCCGCAAAAAAATCATCCTACTCGGTGCCACTGGCTCGATCGGCAGCAGCACACTACGCGTGCTGCGCGAACATAAAGATCGACTCGAACTCATCGGGGTCGCAGCACACAGTCGCCATGCCGAACTGGCCCAGATCTGTCACGAGTTCGACGTGCCGCACGCCGTGCTGCAGGATGAGAAAGCTTACCAAAGCGCCAAACAAGCCGGCAACTTCCCACCCGCCACCAATCTCAATTGCGGCGCAGAAGCCCTCGCAGAACTCGCCACACTCGATGCCGCCGACATCGTATTGGTCGCCGTAGTTGGCGCCGCCGGCCTGCGCCCCGCCTTGGCCGCAATCGAAGCTGGCAAAGACATCGCCCTAGCCAACAAAGAGCTGCTGGTGCTCGGTGGCGCGCACGTAATCGAAGCCGCCAAACGCAAAGGCGTGCGTTTACTCCCCACCGATAGCGAGCACAACGCGATCTTTCAGTGCCTACAAGGGCACCCGGCGAACCAAGTCGACAAGTTGATTCTGACTGCCTCTGGTGGACAGTTCCGCGACACCCCCAGCAGCGAATTAGACCATGTCACGCCCGAGATGGCGACCCAACACCCCAACTGGTCGATGGGGCCCAAGATCACGGTCGATTCCGCCACCATGGCCAATAAAGGCCTGGAACTGATCGAAGCACACTGGCTCTTCGGACTGGAACCCGAGCGTCTCGAAGTGGTCATTCACCCCCAGAGCGTGGTGCACTCCTTTGTTCAGTTTATCGACGGCTCCATTCTCGCGCAACTCAGCCCCCCATCGATGACCTTCGCCATCCAACACTGTCTCCTCTACCCCGACCGTGCGCCGGGCGTGGAGCCCACGACGGATTTCCGCACAGCCTTCTCACTCGACTTCAAAGCGCCCGACTTCAACAAATATCCCTGCCTGCAACTCGCCTACGATGCGCTCCGCAGCGGCGGCGCGTCAGCCGCAATTTTCAACGCCGCCAATGAAGTGGCTGTCGAACGCTTCTTGGCCAAAGAGATCGCCTACCTTGAAATTCCTAAGCTAATCGAGCATAGTCTCAGCCACATCACTGCACCACAACTGCCTAGCCTCGACCAACTGTTTCAAATCGACACCGAAACGCGCGCGATTGCTCAAACACACCGCTTTCAATAA
- the rseP gene encoding RIP metalloprotease RseP produces MFSTILYIALALFALGFSIFIHELGHFIAAKKRGLIADRFSIGFGPRLFGWHRNGTDFRLSLLPLGGYVSLPQLADMGRIEGGEKEDADRLPPISYADKMIVAVMGAVFNLIFALVLSLVLWGVGREIVKSTTVGFVAEEIRNADGEIVPGPAYAAGIREGDSIYSIDDKQVPDWWYFQNAIATSVGKEAGENGRRLVEVGILRDGQAMEFTVYPELVSSERMRYIGIEPETDETSAPIVMRLEPGMPAMEAGLQPMDRLIKLDGEEIISGAFLSTYLANHGDRSINVTVERDGKEITLPIQPRIKEGENSPRFGFAYDFQDKTEIVHYNPIDQLYRFAETMKMTLFALLHKNSDVHVKNMSGPVGIVHGLTRMAQIGFIDLLWMLALINVNLAIFNLLPIPVLDGGHMLFATISKVIGRPLPQKVMENVQGAFMILLLGFVVYVSFFDVGRVGRDIGLIDDEPPAPAEAAPAAPTTDEAAP; encoded by the coding sequence ATGTTTTCCACAATCCTCTACATCGCCCTCGCTCTCTTTGCGCTCGGATTTTCCATTTTCATCCATGAACTCGGCCATTTCATTGCAGCCAAAAAACGCGGTCTGATCGCCGACCGCTTTTCCATCGGCTTCGGCCCACGCCTCTTCGGCTGGCACCGTAACGGCACCGACTTCCGCCTCTCACTACTTCCCCTCGGTGGCTACGTGTCCTTGCCACAACTCGCCGACATGGGACGCATCGAAGGCGGTGAAAAAGAAGACGCCGACCGCCTGCCCCCGATCTCCTATGCCGACAAGATGATCGTCGCCGTAATGGGCGCGGTCTTTAATCTCATTTTCGCCCTCGTGCTCTCGCTGGTATTGTGGGGCGTCGGACGTGAAATCGTAAAATCCACCACCGTGGGCTTCGTCGCTGAAGAAATCCGAAACGCCGATGGCGAGATCGTGCCCGGCCCCGCCTATGCGGCTGGCATACGTGAGGGCGACAGCATTTACAGCATCGACGACAAGCAAGTGCCCGACTGGTGGTATTTCCAAAATGCCATCGCCACCAGCGTCGGCAAAGAAGCGGGCGAAAACGGACGCCGCCTAGTCGAAGTCGGCATTCTGCGCGATGGCCAAGCCATGGAATTTACCGTCTACCCCGAGCTCGTCTCCAGTGAGCGCATGCGCTACATCGGCATCGAGCCAGAGACCGACGAGACCTCTGCCCCCATCGTGATGCGCCTCGAACCCGGCATGCCTGCAATGGAAGCCGGCCTACAGCCGATGGACCGTTTAATTAAACTCGACGGCGAAGAGATCATCTCTGGCGCCTTCCTCAGCACCTACCTAGCCAATCACGGCGACCGCAGCATCAACGTCACCGTCGAACGCGACGGTAAAGAGATCACACTACCGATTCAGCCACGTATCAAAGAAGGCGAAAACAGCCCACGTTTCGGCTTCGCCTACGACTTCCAGGACAAGACTGAGATCGTGCACTACAATCCCATCGACCAGCTCTATCGCTTCGCCGAAACGATGAAGATGACCCTCTTCGCACTACTGCATAAGAACTCCGACGTGCACGTGAAAAACATGAGCGGCCCCGTCGGCATCGTCCACGGGCTCACCCGCATGGCGCAGATCGGCTTCATTGACCTGCTATGGATGCTAGCGCTGATCAACGTCAACCTCGCGATCTTCAACCTACTGCCGATCCCCGTATTGGACGGCGGGCACATGCTATTCGCCACCATTTCCAAAGTAATCGGTCGTCCCTTGCCCCAGAAGGTGATGGAAAACGTGCAAGGCGCCTTCATGATCTTACTCTTAGGCTTCGTCGTCTACGTCAGCTTCTTCGACGTCGGCCGCGTCGGCCGCGACATCGGGCTCATCGACGACGAGCCTCCGGCCCCCGCAGAAGCTGCACCCGCAGCCCCAACAACTGATGAAGCTGCACCTTAA
- the dnaX gene encoding DNA polymerase III subunit gamma/tau — translation MEKGYQVIARRWRPKQFSELVGQDHIVRTLSNAIESKRIAHAYLFVGPRGTGKTSTARLFAKALNAEGGPSATPDNESETSQAIMNGSCMDVIEIDGASNNSVEQVRSLREECQFAPAQCTYKIYIIDEVHMLSTAAFNALLKTLEEPPEHVKFFFATTEAHKVLPTIVSRCQRFEFRPISDDVIVGKLTEICESEEIQVEPAALASIARLANGGMRDAQSILDQMISFCGSDIKESDVLDVYGLVSDERIAQLAQALASLDYAAIIAAVDEFAVEGRDLFRILIDLEAHARGALLDAIQNGGNTTKLGGEMSTESIMRMLDALHRGEASVQKGLSEKVNFEVVLLKAAEESRSRAIDSLIKQVAAAGGGAGDAGEKKKP, via the coding sequence ATGGAAAAAGGTTATCAAGTCATCGCGCGCCGCTGGCGTCCTAAGCAGTTCAGTGAATTGGTGGGGCAAGATCACATCGTGCGCACCTTGAGTAATGCCATCGAGAGCAAGCGCATTGCGCACGCCTATCTCTTTGTCGGCCCACGCGGCACGGGGAAGACTAGCACCGCTCGTTTGTTCGCCAAAGCGCTCAATGCCGAGGGGGGACCGAGTGCCACGCCCGATAATGAGTCCGAGACCAGTCAGGCCATTATGAACGGCTCCTGCATGGATGTGATCGAAATCGACGGTGCGTCCAATAATAGCGTCGAGCAAGTGCGCAGTCTGCGTGAGGAGTGCCAATTTGCACCGGCCCAGTGCACTTATAAGATCTACATCATCGACGAGGTGCACATGCTCTCGACGGCTGCGTTCAACGCCTTGTTGAAAACTCTGGAAGAGCCGCCCGAGCATGTGAAGTTCTTCTTTGCCACCACCGAGGCGCACAAGGTGCTGCCTACCATCGTCTCGCGCTGTCAACGCTTTGAGTTTCGCCCGATTTCGGACGATGTGATCGTCGGAAAGTTGACCGAGATTTGCGAATCAGAGGAGATTCAAGTCGAGCCAGCCGCTCTGGCATCGATTGCTCGCCTCGCCAATGGCGGGATGCGTGATGCCCAATCGATTCTCGATCAAATGATTTCTTTTTGTGGCAGCGATATTAAAGAGAGTGATGTGCTCGACGTCTATGGCTTGGTTTCGGATGAGCGGATCGCTCAGTTGGCGCAGGCGCTTGCCTCCTTGGATTACGCAGCCATTATCGCAGCGGTGGATGAGTTTGCAGTCGAAGGACGCGACCTCTTTCGCATCTTGATCGACCTTGAAGCACACGCACGTGGAGCATTGCTTGATGCCATTCAAAATGGTGGCAATACGACCAAACTGGGCGGCGAGATGAGCACCGAGTCGATTATGCGTATGCTCGATGCCTTGCACCGAGGAGAAGCGTCCGTGCAGAAGGGCCTTTCCGAGAAAGTGAATTTCGAAGTCGTGCTCTTAAAAGCAGCTGAAGAGTCTCGCTCGCGTGCGATCGACAGCTTGATCAAGCAAGTGGCTGCAGCTGGTGGTGGAGCCGGTGATGCCGGCGAAAAAAAAAAGCCCTAG
- a CDS encoding aminopeptidase, with protein MEPNFSKLAGVLTGFSTNLQKGERVLIDAFDIPEAMVVALVRAARERGAVPFVNVQNARINRELINAVDAEQFETQATWELARMQKMDAYIAVRGSDNIFEMSDVDPAKVGQVMKAMKAVLDYRVNKTKWVILRWPTPAMAQQAMMSTESFEDFFFRVCTQDYSRMTEGMAALEALMTATDRVELKGPNTDLRFSIKGINAVACGGTHNIPDGEVFSCPVKDSVEGEITYNAPTVYQGTSFDRIHLKFEKGKIVHADGTNAGRLNEILDSDAGARYIGEFAIGFNPHILEPMRDILFDEKIAGSFHFTPGQAYEEADNGNRSQVHWDMVQIQRPEYGGGEIWFDGELIRKDGLFVKEELKKLNPEYLLGS; from the coding sequence CTCAACAAATCTTCAAAAGGGCGAGCGCGTGTTGATCGATGCGTTTGACATCCCTGAGGCCATGGTGGTGGCTCTTGTTCGTGCGGCTCGTGAGCGTGGGGCTGTGCCATTTGTGAATGTGCAGAACGCACGCATCAACCGTGAGTTGATCAATGCAGTCGATGCCGAGCAGTTTGAAACCCAGGCAACTTGGGAGCTGGCACGTATGCAGAAGATGGATGCATACATTGCTGTGCGAGGTTCAGACAACATTTTCGAGATGTCAGATGTGGATCCCGCCAAGGTGGGGCAAGTGATGAAGGCGATGAAGGCTGTGCTCGACTATCGTGTGAATAAAACCAAGTGGGTGATTCTGCGCTGGCCGACCCCGGCGATGGCACAGCAAGCCATGATGAGCACTGAGAGTTTTGAAGACTTCTTTTTTCGGGTTTGCACCCAGGATTACAGCCGTATGACGGAGGGCATGGCGGCATTGGAGGCACTTATGACTGCGACCGATCGTGTCGAGTTGAAAGGGCCCAATACCGATCTGCGTTTTTCAATCAAGGGCATCAACGCGGTGGCTTGTGGTGGCACGCACAATATTCCCGATGGTGAAGTGTTCTCCTGTCCGGTTAAAGACTCGGTTGAAGGCGAGATCACTTATAATGCGCCCACCGTCTATCAAGGCACTTCTTTTGATCGCATTCACCTCAAGTTTGAAAAAGGGAAAATCGTGCATGCCGATGGCACCAATGCGGGCCGTCTTAACGAGATTCTGGATTCCGATGCAGGGGCGCGTTATATTGGTGAGTTCGCGATTGGGTTCAATCCACACATTCTGGAGCCCATGCGCGACATCCTCTTTGATGAGAAGATTGCCGGTTCTTTCCACTTCACACCCGGTCAAGCCTATGAAGAGGCTGACAATGGTAATCGCTCGCAAGTGCACTGGGACATGGTGCAGATCCAGCGGCCCGAATACGGTGGCGGTGAGATTTGGTTCGACGGTGAGCTGATCCGCAAGGATGGTCTCTTCGTGAAAGAGGAGCTCAAGAAGTTGAACCCTGAGTATTTGCTCGGTTCCTAA